Proteins from a genomic interval of Aureimonas sp. AU20:
- a CDS encoding DUF3563 family protein codes for MKFTTRLREALRPIRDSEREAAYLNEATSLVDLESRQREIDRGRYNRNRSAF; via the coding sequence ATGAAGTTCACCACACGCCTTCGCGAGGCCCTTCGCCCCATCCGCGACAGCGAGCGCGAAGCCGCCTATCTCAACGAAGCCACTTCGCTGGTCGATCTCGAAAGCCGTCAGCGCGAAATCGATCGCGGTCGCTACAACCGCAACCGCAGCGCCTTCTGA
- a CDS encoding efflux RND transporter permease subunit: protein MNWNISAWAIRNPVPPILLFVVLVAFGVVSFLNLPITRFPNIDVPVISVTVTESGSAPAELETQVTKLVEDAVAGVSGIKHITSTVTDGQSVTAAEFRLEINTDRALNDVKDAIAKIRGNLPRTIEEPIVQRIEVENQSIVTYAASSPGMTPEQLSWFVDDTVVRALQGIKGVGRVERMGGVQREVQVRLDPDRLGALGITAADVNAQLRATNVDLSGGRGEFGGQEQAIRTLSQAGTVQALADTRIALSGGRQVRLSELGTVTDTVQEPRSFARLDGQPVVAFSIYRSKGASDTTVAGLAATRIAELAKAHPQVGFTRIDDSVTYTYGNFESAMETLGEGAFLAVVVVLLFLRDWRATAVAAITLPLAAIPTFAAMSMMGFSLNLVSLLAITLVTGILVDDAIVEIENIERHMAMGKPPYKASMEAADEIGLAVIAITLTIMAVFAPVSFMGGVAGQYFKQFGLTVAVAVFFSLLVARLITPMLAAYFFRPQRHEGPGFGRLLRRYVLGLAPLAGLAIGAVFALAALPDTAGRNGALDWLRLHAPMVTWDQAGAWSMRIAIGAAVAALLLAFLNRPHPAEQRDGTLMRAYTGFLGFTVRWRWLTLAVGVGLFFLSMDATKYLPTGFIPKEDASRIVVSVELPPGTTLDSTRRAVDRAAASIRELPEVRSVLSIGGSSPTGTLEVRRAALTINLVRKFERYRSQAQLEPVIAAKLAAIPDLRSYFVNDRGERELSVGLLGSDGEAVSEAAARLESEMRREPIFANPSAMMSFARPELRIHPRLDQAADLGIAPEAISQTVRVATIGDADANLAKFNVGTRQVPIRVQISETARQDLGSVQSLRVQTAKGGTVPLDAIADIGFGQGPSTIDRYDRERLAKVGTAMAPGHEIGEGSAWIAQSEAVRNLPPGVRLQQVGDAEIQGEVFAGFASAMGAGIMMVLVVLILLFGSVFVPITILAALPLSIGGVVGALWLTHNAISMPVVIGILMLMGIVTKNTIMLVDFAVEQEKHGMNQRDAIIDAGRKRARPIIMTTIAMAAGMMPAAMASGEGGEFRAPMAIAVIGGLLVSTVLSLIFIPSLYTLMDDLSRVTGRLFGKLLKPNQAEGSEGAPAHAGHHHAHPAPSLAPDLDATPDWKRVTEFGGRKSGNENKGGGALQPAAE from the coding sequence ATGAACTGGAACATCTCCGCCTGGGCGATCCGCAATCCGGTTCCGCCCATCCTCCTCTTCGTGGTGCTGGTGGCCTTCGGCGTCGTCAGCTTCCTGAACCTGCCGATCACCCGATTTCCCAATATCGACGTGCCGGTGATTTCCGTCACCGTGACGGAATCGGGCTCGGCTCCGGCCGAACTCGAAACCCAGGTGACCAAGCTGGTGGAGGACGCCGTCGCCGGCGTCTCGGGCATCAAGCACATCACCTCCACCGTGACGGACGGCCAGTCCGTGACGGCGGCCGAGTTCCGCCTGGAGATCAACACCGACCGCGCCTTGAACGACGTGAAGGACGCGATCGCCAAGATCCGGGGCAACCTGCCCCGCACGATCGAGGAGCCGATCGTCCAGCGCATCGAGGTCGAGAACCAGTCGATCGTCACCTATGCCGCGTCCTCGCCGGGCATGACGCCCGAGCAGCTGTCCTGGTTCGTGGACGACACGGTGGTTCGCGCCCTCCAGGGCATCAAGGGCGTCGGCCGCGTCGAGCGCATGGGCGGCGTCCAGCGCGAGGTGCAGGTGCGCCTCGATCCCGATCGTCTCGGCGCGCTCGGCATCACGGCGGCCGACGTGAACGCGCAGCTGCGCGCCACCAATGTCGACCTGTCGGGCGGGCGCGGCGAGTTCGGCGGCCAAGAACAGGCGATCCGCACCCTGTCCCAGGCCGGCACCGTGCAGGCCCTGGCCGACACGCGCATTGCCCTCTCGGGTGGGCGTCAGGTGCGTTTGTCCGAGCTCGGCACGGTGACCGACACGGTGCAGGAGCCCCGCTCCTTCGCCCGGCTCGACGGGCAGCCCGTGGTCGCCTTCTCGATCTACCGCTCCAAGGGGGCGAGCGACACAACGGTCGCCGGCCTTGCCGCCACGCGCATCGCCGAGCTCGCCAAGGCGCATCCGCAGGTCGGCTTCACGCGCATCGACGACAGCGTGACCTACACCTACGGCAATTTCGAATCCGCCATGGAGACGCTCGGCGAAGGCGCCTTCCTGGCCGTCGTCGTGGTGCTTCTGTTCCTGCGAGACTGGCGCGCCACGGCGGTCGCAGCCATTACGCTGCCGCTCGCCGCGATCCCGACCTTCGCGGCGATGAGCATGATGGGCTTCTCGCTGAACCTCGTCAGCCTTCTCGCCATCACGCTCGTCACCGGCATCCTGGTGGACGACGCGATCGTCGAGATCGAGAACATCGAGCGCCACATGGCCATGGGCAAGCCGCCCTACAAAGCTTCGATGGAAGCGGCGGACGAGATCGGCCTCGCCGTGATCGCCATCACGCTCACCATCATGGCGGTCTTCGCGCCGGTCTCCTTCATGGGCGGCGTCGCCGGCCAGTATTTCAAGCAGTTCGGCCTGACGGTCGCGGTGGCGGTGTTCTTCTCGTTGCTCGTCGCGCGCCTGATCACGCCCATGCTGGCGGCCTATTTCTTCCGCCCGCAGCGGCACGAAGGGCCGGGCTTCGGCCGTCTTCTGCGCCGCTACGTCCTCGGCCTCGCGCCACTGGCGGGCCTTGCCATCGGCGCCGTCTTCGCGCTTGCCGCCCTGCCGGATACGGCCGGCCGCAACGGCGCGCTCGACTGGCTGCGCCTGCACGCCCCCATGGTGACCTGGGACCAGGCCGGCGCGTGGTCCATGCGCATCGCCATCGGCGCGGCGGTGGCCGCCTTGCTTCTCGCCTTCCTCAACCGCCCGCACCCCGCCGAGCAGCGGGACGGCACGCTGATGCGGGCCTATACCGGCTTCCTAGGCTTCACCGTGCGCTGGCGCTGGCTGACGCTGGCGGTGGGAGTCGGCCTGTTCTTCCTGTCGATGGACGCCACGAAATATCTGCCGACGGGCTTCATCCCGAAGGAAGACGCCTCGCGCATCGTGGTCTCGGTCGAGCTGCCGCCCGGCACGACGCTGGACTCCACCCGCCGCGCGGTGGACCGGGCGGCCGCCAGCATCCGCGAACTGCCCGAAGTGCGCTCCGTCCTGTCGATCGGCGGTTCCTCGCCCACCGGCACGCTGGAGGTGCGCCGCGCCGCGCTGACGATCAATCTCGTGCGCAAGTTCGAGCGTTATCGCTCCCAGGCGCAGCTGGAGCCCGTGATCGCCGCCAAGCTCGCCGCCATCCCCGATCTTCGCTCCTATTTCGTCAACGACCGGGGCGAGCGCGAACTGTCCGTCGGCCTCCTCGGCAGCGACGGCGAGGCGGTGAGCGAGGCGGCGGCGCGGCTGGAAAGCGAGATGCGGCGCGAGCCGATCTTCGCCAACCCGTCGGCCATGATGTCCTTCGCGCGGCCCGAGCTTCGCATCCATCCGCGCCTCGACCAGGCGGCCGATCTCGGCATCGCGCCCGAGGCCATCTCGCAGACCGTGCGCGTCGCCACGATCGGCGATGCGGACGCCAACCTCGCCAAGTTCAATGTCGGCACGCGGCAGGTTCCGATCCGCGTGCAGATCAGCGAGACGGCGCGCCAGGATCTGGGCTCCGTCCAGTCGCTGCGCGTCCAAACGGCCAAGGGCGGCACCGTGCCGCTCGACGCCATCGCCGATATCGGCTTCGGCCAGGGCCCCTCGACCATCGATCGCTACGACCGCGAGCGGCTGGCCAAGGTCGGCACCGCCATGGCGCCGGGCCACGAGATCGGCGAAGGCTCGGCCTGGATCGCGCAGAGCGAGGCGGTTCGCAACCTGCCGCCCGGCGTGCGCCTCCAGCAGGTCGGCGACGCCGAGATCCAGGGCGAGGTCTTCGCCGGCTTCGCCTCGGCCATGGGCGCCGGCATCATGATGGTGCTGGTGGTGCTAATCCTCCTGTTCGGCAGCGTCTTCGTGCCGATCACGATCCTCGCCGCCCTGCCCTTGTCGATCGGCGGCGTGGTGGGCGCGCTGTGGCTCACGCACAACGCCATCTCCATGCCCGTGGTCATCGGCATCCTGATGCTGATGGGCATCGTCACCAAGAACACGATCATGCTGGTCGACTTCGCGGTCGAGCAGGAGAAGCACGGCATGAACCAGCGCGACGCGATCATCGACGCGGGTCGCAAGCGCGCCCGGCCGATCATCATGACCACGATCGCCATGGCGGCGGGCATGATGCCGGCGGCGATGGCGTCGGGCGAAGGCGGCGAGTTCCGCGCGCCCATGGCGATCGCGGTGATCGGCGGCCTGCTTGTCTCCACCGTCCTGTCGCTGATCTTCATCCCCTCGCTCTACACGCTGATGGACGATCTCAGCCGCGTCACGGGCCGGCTCTTCGGCAAGCTCCTGAAGCCCAACCAGGCCGAGGGTTCGGAAGGCGCTCCCGCCCATGCCGGCCACCATCACGCCCACCCCGCCCCCTCGCTGGCGCCCGATCTCGACGCCACGCCGGACTGGAAGCGGGTAACGGAGTTCGGCGGTCGCAAGAGCGGCAACGAGAACAAGGGCGGCGGCGCGCTTCAGCCGGCGGCGGAATAG
- a CDS encoding efflux RND transporter periplasmic adaptor subunit, translating into MLKCLSLALAASVALAAPFAPALAAEPAPVAAPAPPNISVLPAEAREIVATVTVTGTLTPRETVTVGADVDGLRVRELLVDEGDEVKAGQVLARLETDVVEVNLARSASQVARAEAAITQANALIGEAEPTLVEAEASLKRARALSEKGIVGQDVLDTKVSAAAGAAARLASARQSVALAEADLAATRAERAELELRRAKAEIKAPTDGLVLRRVAQLGQIVSAAGGGLFEMARDGLIELDADVSETALGQLRKGEPAKITAAGGAEVTGEVRLVSPRVDQASRLGRVRIALPREAGLRVGAFARAVVETARTNGVAVPRTAVNTGPKGDFVQVVVDGTVQTRSVKTGLGAGNVVEIRSGLQAGETVVAVAGTFVRDGDKVTPVAAETLETAEVTR; encoded by the coding sequence ATGCTGAAATGTCTTTCGCTCGCGCTTGCCGCGTCGGTCGCCCTCGCAGCGCCTTTCGCGCCGGCCCTGGCGGCCGAGCCCGCGCCCGTCGCAGCGCCCGCGCCGCCCAACATTTCCGTCCTGCCGGCCGAGGCGCGCGAGATCGTCGCGACCGTCACGGTGACGGGCACGCTGACCCCGCGCGAGACCGTGACGGTCGGCGCCGACGTCGACGGCTTGCGGGTTCGCGAACTCCTGGTGGACGAGGGCGACGAGGTGAAGGCGGGGCAGGTTCTCGCCCGGCTGGAAACCGACGTCGTGGAGGTCAACCTTGCCCGCTCGGCTTCGCAGGTGGCGCGCGCCGAGGCGGCGATCACGCAGGCCAACGCCCTGATCGGCGAGGCCGAGCCGACCCTGGTCGAGGCCGAGGCCTCGCTTAAGCGCGCCCGCGCGCTCAGCGAGAAGGGCATCGTCGGCCAGGATGTGCTCGACACCAAGGTCTCCGCCGCCGCCGGCGCCGCCGCGCGCCTGGCCTCGGCCCGCCAAAGCGTGGCGCTGGCCGAAGCGGATCTTGCCGCCACCCGCGCCGAGCGGGCCGAGCTGGAGCTGCGCCGCGCCAAGGCCGAGATCAAGGCGCCGACCGACGGGCTGGTGCTGCGCCGCGTGGCCCAGCTTGGGCAGATCGTCTCGGCGGCCGGCGGCGGCTTGTTCGAGATGGCGCGCGACGGGCTGATCGAACTCGACGCCGACGTGTCGGAAACAGCACTCGGCCAGCTGCGCAAGGGCGAGCCGGCTAAAATCACCGCCGCCGGCGGCGCTGAGGTGACGGGCGAGGTGCGCCTCGTCTCGCCGCGCGTCGACCAGGCCTCGCGCCTCGGCCGCGTGCGCATCGCCCTGCCGCGCGAGGCGGGCCTTCGGGTCGGCGCCTTCGCCCGCGCCGTGGTGGAAACCGCGCGCACCAATGGCGTCGCCGTGCCACGCACCGCCGTCAACACCGGGCCGAAGGGCGATTTCGTCCAGGTCGTGGTGGACGGCACGGTGCAGACGCGCAGCGTCAAGACCGGTCTTGGCGCCGGCAACGTGGTGGAAATTCGCTCCGGCCTCCAGGCCGGCGAAACCGTGGTGGCGGTGGCCGGCACCTTCGTGCGCGATGGCGACAAGGTGACCCCGGTCGCCGCCGAGACGCTGGAAACGGCGGAGGTGACGCGATGA
- a CDS encoding TetR/AcrR family transcriptional regulator — protein sequence MSTLSAVPPQDDLAAAPTRKDHILGAARICFSRSGFHRASMSEICAEAKMSPGALYRYYPSKDAIIEAIAEEERVAAGACLAGLEGPGPVVDRITEAALAYLTGACDPETGNLIVEICSESLRNTAVGARFQMVEDEARSRIRQALKGAQDQGEIPGDLDLELALTLLMSIGDGLVMRLRLEPERPLETLRPYLHRMIASLLGASQA from the coding sequence ATGTCCACTCTTTCCGCCGTGCCTCCGCAGGACGATCTCGCCGCCGCACCGACGCGCAAGGATCATATCCTGGGCGCGGCCCGCATTTGCTTTTCGCGCTCCGGCTTTCACCGCGCCTCGATGAGCGAGATCTGCGCCGAGGCGAAGATGAGCCCGGGCGCGCTTTATCGCTACTACCCGTCCAAGGACGCGATCATCGAGGCCATCGCCGAGGAGGAGCGCGTCGCGGCCGGCGCCTGCCTTGCGGGCCTGGAAGGACCCGGCCCGGTCGTGGATCGGATCACCGAGGCCGCTCTCGCCTATCTCACCGGCGCCTGCGATCCCGAGACCGGCAACCTGATCGTCGAGATCTGCTCGGAATCCCTTCGCAACACCGCCGTCGGCGCTCGCTTCCAAATGGTCGAGGACGAAGCGCGCAGTCGCATCCGCCAGGCGCTGAAAGGCGCGCAGGACCAGGGCGAGATCCCCGGCGATCTCGATCTCGAACTCGCGCTGACCCTTCTCATGAGCATCGGCGACGGGCTCGTCATGCGGCTTCGGCTGGAGCCGGAGCGACCGCTCGAGACCCTTCGCCCCTATCTCCATCGCATGATCGCGAGCCTGCTCGGAGCGAGCCAGGCATGA